One region of Leishmania panamensis strain MHOM/PA/94/PSC-1 chromosome 28 sequence genomic DNA includes:
- a CDS encoding 40S ribosomal protein S29, putative (TriTrypDB/GeneDB-style sysID: LpmP.28.2610) has product MGHLDQWRSRQKIGMGKGARCCVICSNQKALIRKYELNVCRQCFRENAEHIGFTKLR; this is encoded by the coding sequence ATGGGCCATCTTGACCAGTGGCGTTCCCGCCAGAAGATCGGGATGGGCAAGggcgcccgctgctgcgtcattTGCTCCAACCAGAAGGCTCTCATCCGCAAGTACGAGCTGAACGTGTGCCGTCAGTGCTTCCGTGAGAACGCTGAGCACATCGGCTTCACCAAGCTGCGCTAA